The Pedobacter ginsengisoli region AATACCAGCTAGAGCCAGCCCAACCCGGCATAGTACTCAACTCATATTCGTACTGATCATCGTAACTCCAATCTTCAGCACGCCCCAAAGGCGGCTCACCAGTTTCAGTCGGCAGGTACTTATCAATCTCAGGAAGCATTAATGGCAATTCTTCTTCCTTAATTAAATATGGCAATCCATCTTTAAAGTAAACGGGAATAGGCTCACCCCAATAGCGCTGTCTGCCAAAAATTGCATCACGCATACGGTAATTCACCTTTGCTTTACCAACCTCTTTCTCTTCTAACCAGGCATTTAAAGTTCCAGTAGCCTCGGTATAATTCATACCATTTATAAAGCCCGAATTAATGTATTTACCCTCTTTAGTGGCATCAGCTTGATGTTCAATATCTTTTTGTGCATCAAGAATCTGTACAATAGGCAAATTAAAATGAGTAGCAAAAAGCCAGTCGCGCTGATCGCCACTAGGCACACCCATTACTGCACCGGTTCCATAACCTGCAAGTACATAATCAGCAATCCATAGCTGAATACGCTCTCCGCTTACCGGATTAATAACATAACTCCCCGTAAACGCGCCTGATACGGTTTTTGTATCGGCCATACGGTCCAGCTCCGATTTCTTTTTAGTTTTAGCTATATAAGCATTAATATCATCTAGTTGCTCTGATGTAGTTAACGCCGTAACAAGTTCATGCTCAGGCGCCAAAACCAAATAAGAAACACCAAAAATAGTGTCTACCCTTGTAGTAAAAACTTCAATATAATTGGCAATACCTTCCGGTGCATTTTCTATAGCAAATTTAACACTTGCCCCAACGCTTTTACCAATCCAGTTACGTTGCATTTCTTTAACCGGCTCTGGCCAGTCAATAGTATTTAAGCCTTGCAATAAGCGCTCTGCATATGCAGATATACGCATACTCCATTGCATCATTTTCTTTTGTTCAACCGGAAATCCGCCACGTTCCGAATACCCGTCCTTCACCTCATCATTAGCAAGCACAGTTCCCAATCCAGGGCACCAGTTTACGGTACTTTCTCTTAAGTAAGTGAGGCGATATTTTAATAATTCTTCCTGCTTCTCTTCGCTGGTCATGGTAGCCCAATCGCTAGGCAAAAAAGATTTAACCTCTTCATCACAAACCGCTTTTACATCAGCACTGCCCGAGGCATTAAATTTCTCAATTAAAGTTGTAATATCTTCAGCCCTGTCAGTTTCCAAGTTATACCAGGAATTAAACAATTGCATAAAGATCCATTGTGTCCATTTATAATATTCCGGATCGCTGGTACGTACCTCTTTACTCCAATCAAACGAGAAACCAATTTTATCCAATTGCTCTCTGTAGGTATTGATGTTAGTTTCGGTTGTTAAAGCCGGGTGCTGGCCGGTTTGTATAGCATACTGCTCAGCAGGCAAACCAAACGAATCGTATCCCATCGGGTGCAATACGTTAAATCCTTTTAATCTTTTATATCTTGAAAATATATCGGACGCAATATAACCAAGGGGATGTCCCACATGTAAACCAGCCCCAGATGGGTACGGGAACATATCCAGAACATAAAACTTAGGTTTTGTTGTATCTTTTTCTGCTTTAAACGTTTGATTTTGAGCCCAGAACTTTTGCCACTTCTGTTCTATTTCTTTAAATTGGTAATCCATTACTGCTAATTCCTTTATATCCCGCGAAAATAAAGAAATTAAGGAGCTTACAGAAAAGTTTGGCTAAGAAGTTTTTAATTGTCTTTTACGATGCACATCAGTAAGAGAAAATTTACCAAATAAAAAGTGCTTTGGAGATTTGTTTTCGGAGGCATTATAGATGCTGTGCGCACCCGAAATAAGATAAGCAGATACACAGGCTACAATAACATAAACTCCGCACGAAACCCCA contains the following coding sequences:
- the leuS gene encoding leucine--tRNA ligase, with the protein product MDYQFKEIEQKWQKFWAQNQTFKAEKDTTKPKFYVLDMFPYPSGAGLHVGHPLGYIASDIFSRYKRLKGFNVLHPMGYDSFGLPAEQYAIQTGQHPALTTETNINTYREQLDKIGFSFDWSKEVRTSDPEYYKWTQWIFMQLFNSWYNLETDRAEDITTLIEKFNASGSADVKAVCDEEVKSFLPSDWATMTSEEKQEELLKYRLTYLRESTVNWCPGLGTVLANDEVKDGYSERGGFPVEQKKMMQWSMRISAYAERLLQGLNTIDWPEPVKEMQRNWIGKSVGASVKFAIENAPEGIANYIEVFTTRVDTIFGVSYLVLAPEHELVTALTTSEQLDDINAYIAKTKKKSELDRMADTKTVSGAFTGSYVINPVSGERIQLWIADYVLAGYGTGAVMGVPSGDQRDWLFATHFNLPIVQILDAQKDIEHQADATKEGKYINSGFINGMNYTEATGTLNAWLEEKEVGKAKVNYRMRDAIFGRQRYWGEPIPVYFKDGLPYLIKEEELPLMLPEIDKYLPTETGEPPLGRAEDWSYDDQYEYELSTMPGWAGSSWYWYRYMDARNDSDFASKEAIAYWKDVDLYIGGAEHATGHLLYSRFWNKFLKDLGYVQEEEPFKKLINQGMIQGRSNFVYRVVDEEGRGTNTLVSYGLRKDYKTSALHVDVNIVENEILNIEKFKKFRPEFAEAEFILENGKYICGVEVEKMSKSKFNVVNPDDLIENYGADTLRMYEMFLGPLEQSKPWNTNGIEGVFKFLRKFWRLFHNEAWQFNVSDSVPTKAELKALHKIIKKVQDDIDRFSFNTSVSSFMIAVNELTDLKCKNRQVLEDLVVVLASYAPHICEELWALLGHEEGSLSYAKYPEFNPAYMVEDEFSYPISVNGKTRLNMNLSLALEPKEIEETVLADEHVQKYLEGKAPKKVIVVKGRIVNIVI